In one Verrucomicrobiota bacterium genomic region, the following are encoded:
- the mgtE gene encoding magnesium transporter, giving the protein MPSETPTVQPPDPGILHISSQTEAEKIFVDWHPADIAETFADLEEVEKDRFLSHLDEEMAQMLMGYLDDHADAEMLLHHFPASQQREILESIGDDDRVDFLQNSDDESREHFLSVLSGDAKEQTESLLQFPEDSAGGRMTTEVATIGPELTASEAFEELRSIAKEAEVLARVYVVDDRNRLLGRLRLRDLIFAEQGKVISEIMQSVRLTIDPLADQEEAAKMVQKYDLVTLPVVDENRTFLGCITHDDAVDILEQESTEDIEQMAAISPAPEEVTYLETKIWTHLRRRFPWVLGLAFLAIVSGWVMIQFEAVLTGLFQLALYLPMVVAAGGNTGGQASTMVIRAMSVGELAPSAFGQVLWKELRLGVFMGTALGLCIALQILVFLPGTPLPESVPTWLFGVAVAAALALQVTTSTLIGAALPLVAKACKIDPAVVASPAITTLVDVSGLAIYFVIANAVLGI; this is encoded by the coding sequence ATGCCTTCGGAAACGCCGACCGTTCAGCCACCGGATCCAGGGATTCTCCACATCTCTTCCCAGACAGAGGCGGAAAAAATCTTTGTCGATTGGCACCCGGCCGACATCGCAGAGACTTTCGCCGACTTGGAAGAGGTCGAGAAGGATCGCTTCCTCTCCCACCTCGATGAGGAGATGGCGCAGATGCTCATGGGCTATCTCGACGATCATGCCGACGCCGAGATGCTCCTCCACCATTTCCCCGCATCGCAACAGCGGGAGATTCTCGAAAGCATCGGGGACGACGATCGCGTCGATTTCTTACAAAACTCAGACGATGAGTCTCGCGAGCACTTCCTCTCTGTGCTTTCCGGGGATGCCAAGGAGCAAACCGAGAGCCTCCTCCAATTTCCCGAGGACAGCGCCGGCGGGCGCATGACGACGGAGGTGGCCACCATCGGCCCCGAACTGACTGCCTCCGAAGCCTTCGAGGAGCTTCGTTCCATCGCCAAAGAAGCCGAAGTCCTTGCCCGCGTGTATGTGGTGGATGATCGCAATCGCCTCCTCGGTCGACTCCGCCTCCGCGACCTCATCTTCGCTGAGCAGGGCAAGGTCATTTCTGAAATCATGCAATCGGTGCGCTTGACCATCGATCCCCTGGCCGATCAGGAAGAAGCCGCCAAAATGGTTCAGAAGTATGACCTCGTGACCCTCCCCGTGGTCGATGAAAACCGCACCTTCCTGGGCTGCATCACCCACGACGATGCCGTCGACATCTTGGAGCAGGAATCGACCGAAGACATCGAGCAAATGGCCGCCATCTCCCCCGCCCCGGAGGAAGTCACCTACCTGGAAACCAAGATTTGGACGCACCTTCGGCGGCGATTTCCCTGGGTGCTAGGGCTGGCTTTTCTAGCCATCGTTTCGGGTTGGGTCATGATCCAATTTGAAGCGGTCTTGACGGGGCTCTTTCAGCTCGCGCTTTATCTCCCGATGGTGGTCGCGGCCGGCGGCAACACCGGAGGCCAAGCCTCCACCATGGTCATCCGCGCCATGTCGGTGGGCGAACTGGCGCCCTCTGCCTTCGGGCAAGTTTTGTGGAAGGAACTTCGCTTGGGCGTCTTCATGGGCACGGCCCTCGGCCTCTGCATCGCTCTCCAAATCCTCGTTTTCCTGCCCGGGACCCCCCTCCCTGAATCCGTTCCCACCTGGCTTTTCGGCGTGGCGGTGGCCGCGGCGCTCGCCCTGCAAGTCACGACTTCCACCCTCATCGGGGCGGCCCTTCCTTTGGTGGCCAAAGCTTGCAAAATCGACCCCGCAGTGGTCGCCTCCCCTGCCATCACGACCCTGGTGGATGTCTCCGGCCTTGCGATTTACTTCGTCATTGCGAATGCCGTCCTCGGGATTTGA